Part of the Imperialibacter roseus genome, CGGCTTGTGCGAGCTTTTCCCGCCCGCATCAATCGCTTTCTGAGTCAAAGTATCTACTTCCTCTTTGCTTTCGGTATCTATGGAGAGTAGCACCTCGCAGCCTTTGCTTGTGTCGGCAATTTCAGCATTTGCAAAACCCTTAAAGGCAGGCTCTTCAAACAGCATCACCACCACATTTTTCTCTCCGACCAAGAGAGCCGCAGAGGTTTCAGTGTCTCCAGGCCCGGTGCTGAACTGAAAACCAAGCTTGGTAAAAAAGGCTTTTGACTTCTTTACATCTTTCACAGGCAGGTTGAGCCAAAGTTGCTTTGTCATATCGGTATTGGGTTGGGTTTTCGATAGTCAAATATCAGTTTTTTTGACAATGACACTACGGTATGAATGCGACAAACACAAGGGGAGTCTGCGACTTGCCGCATTCATGAAAAGAGATTTTTAGACAAGTGTTTTGATTAGCTCGTCCAGATTGTCGTGCGCCATGGCGAAGCCCTCCTGGAAGCCCATGTTCACCATGGCTTCAAGCTCTTCCACCGAGTTGTATGATGTGACTACATTTACTTTAGTGCCGGTGCCCGTCGGAGAAAAGCTGACCTCCCAGTACGCTCCCGGAAAGTCTTTATTGATTTTACCATCCTCATCGCAAAAGGAATCTTTGGCCGAATAGCTGATCGGAATTTTGATCTTCCCATAGTCAAGCCTCGCCCAGGCTACTTCTCCTTCAGGCCCCACCATGCAGTAGTGCCAGTAGCCACCTTCTTTAAAGTTCATCGATTTTGTTTTGGCTTTCCATGGGCTTGGGGCCCACCATTGGTCGAGGTAGGTGCTTTCCGTCCAGGTTTTCCAAACCAGTGCTACGGGCGCATCAAAATGCCTTTCAACTAATATTCTCTTATTAGTTAAATCTTTGGTGAAAACTGTCTTATTCATCTTTGTCTTCTTTTAATTGATTAAGCAAATTATCGAGTTGGTTAAATCTATTTTCCCACATTTTGCGGAAGGGCTCCAGCCAATCGGCCACTGCGCTCAGCTTTTCAGGCTGTACCTGGCAGTAGCGCTCCCGTCCTTTCTGATCGATAACAATGAGCCCGCACTCGGTCAGTATTTTGATATGCTGAGATATTGCTGGTCGGCTAACGTCAAAGTTTTCGGCGATGCTATTGAGGTTGAGAGACTTGTGGGTGAGCAGGTTCAAGATGTCTCTTCTTGTTGGGTCGGCTATGGCTTGAAATACGTCTCGTCTTATTTCCATTCTGCATTATGTAAGTATTTACTTACAAATATATACGTAAGGATATGCTTACGCAAATAATTTTTATTTTTCTTTTTTGTTAAGGAATGATTGTGACCTCAGGGGTGTTTAGAATTACTGTAATTAACTGATTGTTAATGAAATAATTATTAAATAGCTTTTGGGAAGGCATCGCAATTGTGTCAGAATCTCAATGCATGAACTATTTGCTGAAACAATGATCCTTTCATTATCGAATTAGAAAATAGCTGTTTGGTGCTATCTTGCGTTATTATCTTATACCCCTCCAATCTAATTAGAATATTTTCCCACATTGCCACCCTGCACATGAGGGTATGATTGGAATGTATGCCAGAAAGAAAAGGAAATAAATTCATTAAGATCATTGCCGGAATTGTGTTGAGCATATTGATGCTTTTCATTATTGTCGTTTTGATCATCCGAAGTCCCTGGGGCCAGGATATCATTGTGAGCAAGGCAGTTGGTTTTGTAGAGGAGAAGACGGGGGCAAAAGTGGGTATCAGGAGACTCTTTGTCACTTTCTCGGGCAATGCTTTCCTCGAAGGGCTTTATGTAGAAGACCAGCGGAGCGACACACTGGTTTATTCGGAGAGCCTGGAGATATCGGTAGCGCTGATTCCGCTAATTAAAGGAGATGGTCTCAACCTGAAAATGCTGGAATGGTCAGGGCTTACTGCCAGGGTAAACAGAAAAGAGCCCAGTGGAGTCTACAATTTCGATTTTCTGATAGCTGCATTTGCAGCTGAGCCCGACTTGACTCAGGCAGCTACTGAACCACCTAAAGAAGAAGCTCCTTTCACCATCGAGATTGGATCTATCGCTTTCAATGATTTTGATATTACTTATGATGACGAAGTTGGCGGTATGCTGGCTTTGTTGAAAATAGGTACTCTTGAGCTCGAAATGGACGACTTCGACCTCGATCAGATGAAGTTTCACGTCGAATCTTTTGCGCTCGATCAGTCAGCAGTTACCTACAAACAATATCAAACAGCCAGTTCGCCGGAAGATACCACAGCCGCCGCATCGTCACTTCCGCTTCTTATAGTTGATGAAATAGCGCTTGAAGACGTTAGTTTCCTTTATGAATCAGCTCCTGATTCCCTGCTGCTTTTGGTTGATGTAGGGTACTTGTTGGCTGAGATACCGGTGTTGAATCTGGAAGAAAATATTGTTGAAGTAGCATCATTCACTTTTAACAATTCTGAAATTGCCTACACGTCTGGTCGACACTTGCAGCCAGCGGCCTCACAGCCCGACAGTACTGTAAGTGAGCCCTCCCTGATCACCTTCGAATGGCCCGACTGGCAGGTAGCCGTGGAATCAATCACACTTGAAAATAACCAGGTAACCTACCAGGCAGACACCATTCGGCCGAAGGAAGGTATATTCAACCCAAATGCCATGGCTATTACCGACCTTTCCTTCGAAGCGTCGGACGTTACTCTTCATCCGGGATTGGCCCACATTCAAGTCGGCGGTTTCACTTTCCGGGAGTCTAGTGATTTTCAGCTCGACCAGCTGGCGTTTGACTTGAAAGTGGGCGATGAAAATTTGTCGCTGTCAGACCTGGAGTTGTCAACTGGCAAGAGCAATATGAAGGCAGACCTAAAGCTGAGTTACCCATCTATCGCTGGCGCCCTGAATGAGCCGGAGCGAGCGGTGGCAGACGTCGACATCAGCGAGCTGCAGGTCGATGTGAGCGATGCCTTTGTTTTTGCGCCAGAATTAAAAGACAACGAATACCTTTTAACATTGAGTAAAAAAATCATCAATGGCAGGGTTCGAGTCGCTGGCGGGCTCGATGATTTCAGTGTGGAAGACGCTTTCATTGCCTGGGGTGAAGGCACGTCGCTAAGGTGGAGCGGCGGGCTGAAGCACGCCCTGCAGCCCGAGTACTTGCGGGTTGAAGCCATGCCGCTGCTGATCAAATCGCAAAAATCCGACATCCTTCGCTTCATAGACGAAGAAGCACTTGGTATTGCCCTCCCTGAAACAATCACTTTGCGGGCGGAAGCGAAAGGTGACAAAGATGGATCGACTTTGCTTGCTACTTTGACTATTCCTGAGGGCGAAGTAAATATCGACGGGAAATTTACCAACAAGGAGCAACTGGCTTTCAGCGCTCACATTGATGTCAACCAGCTTCAACTCAATAAGCTATTGAAAAATGAGCAGTTGGGCACTCTTACTTTCGAGGCAACTGCTTCCGGCTCGGGGGCAGATTTGTCCACACTCAACGCCTCGCTTCAATCTGACTTTAAAACGCTTGAGTTTAACCATTACGATTTCTCGGGGCTAACGCTGGTAGGAGACATGCAAAACGGCCAGGGTGACGTTACGCTATCTTTCAAAGATGAAAACCTGGATGTTTCCCTGAAAACACTACTGGAGCTAGACTCCACTTCCTCCACCATTGGGTTGACGCTGGATTTGAAAGGGGCAGACTTTAGGGCGCTGGGCGTAACAAGCAAGGACCTCAGGGCAAGGTTCAAGCTGCAGGCTGATTTTGAAGGCAACACCGACTTTTTTACTGTTAAGGCCGATATCAAAGATGGGTTGGCAGTCTATGAAGGAGAGTCGTTTCCGCTGGGTAGCTTCAAGGCGGGTGCCTCAATTCAAGAAGACACAACTACACTTAACATTTCCAGTCGTTCGCTCAATCTGGATCTTAGATCAAATACACCTCCGGCTTCTCTGGCAACAGCCCTCACCCGGCAGTTCACCCGGTATTTCCCTGACTCCGTCGCTACTGACACCGTGCTGCAGGCAGCTTCCATGAAGTTGAGCCTGACGGTGCGTGAATCTCCTTTTCTAAACGAAGTGATGCTCGATGGACTGGAGCGACTGGATTCCGTTACCCTGAAGGTGGAATTTGATGAGGCTCTTCAAACTGTCGCTGCAAGATTAAGAGCACCTTTTGTGCAGTACAATGGCAATACGATCGATAGTCTCCGAATGGATGTGCGGGGAGCCAGAGACAGCTTGACTTTTGAGTTTGGCTGGGCTGGTGTAAATGCAGGGCCGCTCGCTGTTGAGAAAACGACTTTTGCCGGCGTGCTGCAAGACCGCTTGCTCCTGCTTGACTTCACCTCACTTAACGAAGATGCGACCCTGGCTTATATTCAGTCTGAAATTCGAATGGAAAAAGGTGCTATCACCTATCATCTCGTGCCTGCTGGGCTTATCCTCGACAAAGAACCCTGGAAAATTCCTGAAACCAATCAAATCCGCTATTCTGACAAACTCATGGTATTTGAGGATTTCACTTTCAGTAAAGGGAATCAGTCGCTGACGGTTAGTTCATCACTGCCAGACACTCAGGAAGAACATATTGGAATTTTGTTTCAGGAGTTCAGCCTTGCTACCCTACTTAGTGCCCTAAATCCTGACCAGCAGCTGGCGACCGGCGTTTTGGCCGGAAAGCTGATCATTGAAAATCCATTCCGGGACGCTGGCATTTTAGCCAACCTCAATATTGATCAGCTGGAGGTGATGAAAGTTGCATTTGGTAAGATGGTTGTCAATGCGAAATCAGTTGGTAGAGGAAGCTACGATTTTAACCTGGCACTTAGTGGTGAGAATGCCGACCTCGACCTGACAGGCGATTATACGGCAGCCGAAGAAGGAGCCAATATTGACCTCGATCTGAACCTCAATAGTGTCGATATGAAAGCAGTTGAGGGCTTTGCCTCTGAGGCGGTTTCTGATGCCAGCGGAAAGATTTCTGGCAAAGTCAAAATTACTGGCACTACTGCTTCGCCGGAATATACCGGCAAGCTCAACTTTGCAGCCGCCAGTCTCAAAGTTAATTCACTGAATACCCAGTTTACCTTGCCAAACGAGGTGCTGACTGTCGATAACGCAGGTTTGTATATGGACAACTTTACAATCGTTGATAAGGACAAAAATGCCTTTCGACTGGACGGCAAAGTGCTCACTGAAAGCCTGACCAACCCTACTTTCGACTTTACAGTGAAGGCAGAGAATTTCCAACCGGTGAATGCGTCAGAAAATGACAATGAACTCTTTTATGGCAAAGTGAAAATGGATGCAGACCTCGCTGTTAGCGGAGATCTGAAAGTGCCGGTTGTGAAAGGGAAGCTGGCGATCAAAGAAGGCACGGATTTCACATTTGTGGTACCTGAATCTCAGGTGGACATCATGGAACGAGAAGGGGTGTTACTTTTTGTGAACAAAGAAAATCCGGACGATATTCTCACCAGGGGAGACGACAAAACTGCGGCTGGCCAGTTGGTCGGCTACGATGTAAACACCAATTTGTCTGTAGAGAAGAATGCCGTTTTTAAGATTATCATAGATGAGAAAACGGGCGACAACTTCCAGGTGTCCGGTACCGGCGATCTGATCGTGGGCCTTGAGCCAAACGGCAGAACCACGCTGTCTGGCACCTACTCCATTAATAGCGGGCATTACGAGACCAACCTCTACAACCTGGTAAAAAAACGATTTGAAATCTCTCCACAGAGTACCATCACCTGGCGGGGAGATCCCTTTGATGCTTTGCTCAATGTGAGGGCTATCTATAAGGTAGAAACCTCGGCGGCTCCTCTGATGGCTATTCGAACATCAGGAGAAAGCACCAATCTGGCCAGTAAATACCAGCAAAAGCTTCCTTTCCTGGTCTATCTGAATGTGGATGGGCAGTTGCTGCAACCAGAGCTGTCTTTTGCGCTGGATATGCCTGAAGATGAGCAGGGAGCCATTGGCGGTGATGTATATGGCAGGCTGCAGCAGTTGAACAGTCAGGAAAGTGAGTTGAACAAGCAGGTATTCTCTCTGCTGGTGCTCAACCGGTTTTTCCCCGGATCTGGCAGCGATGGCAGTGGCGGTGGTGCTGTGTCTGTAGCCAGAGGCAACGTAAACAAAGTACTGTCGGGTCAGCTGAATAATTTTTCTGATAAACTGGTCGGCAAAACTGGCCTTGATCTCAATTTTGGACTCGATAGCTACACCGACTACCAGGGGGAGAGCCCGCAGGATCGTACGCAACTCGATATTAATGCACAAAAGAAGCTGTTCAATGATCGACTGATTGTGCAGGTGGGCAGCGCTGTCAATATTGAGGGTAGCAGCCAGGCCACGGAGGGAACCACGCCCGTTATCGGTAATATAAGTCTCGAGTACCTGCTGTCTGAAAGCGGCCAATACAGGTTGAAAGGCTTTAGAAAAAACGAATTTGAAAGTGTAATCGATGGACAGCTGATAGTCACTGGTATTGCATTTTTGTACAACAAGGAGTTTAATAAGTTCAGAGAGCTTTGGCAGAAAATGGCAAAGGACGAGGGTTTGGAAAAGGAGATTGAAGAGGAACAAGCTGAAAAGAAGTAAGAAATTGAAGTTATTGATTAAGATATCGGTATTTTTTATGCTAAGCGCCTTGCTTGGAGCGTCCTCCTGCAGGGTAAAAAAGTATATCCCGGAGGACGAGTTGCTTTATACCGGGTCAAAAATTGACTTGACTGCCGAAACCAAAGTGGATCAGCTAAGCGACATTGAAGAGGAGCTGGAAACTGTGATGAGGCCCGAGCCCAACTCTAAAATACTTGGGGTTCGCCTTGGGCTGCTGGCTCACTACAAAGCACAAAGGAAACACCCCGGCCTTTACTACCGCTTTCTGAATAAAAAGATAGGCGAGGAGCCTGTTTATCTCTCCGACGTTAATCCGCTTCGGGTGGAGGAGCTTGTCAACAATCGCCTTGAAAACCGGGGCTTTTTCAGAAGTGAGATTAGTTCGGTGGAAAAAAAAGGCAAACATACCGGCTCCGTTAAGTACACGGTTCATGTAGACGCCCCTTACACTATCAAGAGCTATCAGCTGGACAGCGGCTCTCTGCCGATTTACAAAGAGATTAGCAAGTATATGAATCGCAGTGGCTTTGTTAAACCCGGAGGCAGGTTTGATTTGGAGCGTTTCAAAGTGGAGCGGGATCGGATTGACTTTTTTCTGAAGGACAAAGGCTACTACAATTTCAACGCAGACTTTCTCATTTTTGAAGCCGACACCAATGGATACAATGATAAATCCGTCGACCTCTACCTCAGGCTAAAAAGAGATGTGCCTCATAAGTCGGTAATCCCTTACGAGGTTGCCTCCATCAATGTGTTTCCGCATTATTCACTAAACGAAGGAGTGAAAAATGACACTGTAGCGCTTTCGGGAATCAACTATATTCAGGATTCTGCTTTTTTCCAACCCAGGCGGCTGGCTCCTTATATTTTGCTTGAAAAAGGGAAGAGGTATAATCCCACCGACTCACGGCGGACGAGCAACCGGCTGTCTTCTATCGGTAGCTATAAGTTTGTGAATATTCAGTATGATGAGGTCGGAGAGGCGAATGCGAGCGATTCGTTGGGTCAACTGGCCACTAATATCTATCTGTCTCCTTTGAAAAAGCGAGCTTTGAGAGCAGAACTTCAGGGTGTCACCAAGTCCAACAACTTTGTGGGGCCGTCTTTGTCGCTTACTTACAGCAACCGCAACCTTTTCCGTGGAGGAGAAACGCTGAGTGCGACCGGCAAAGCTGGCTATGAGCAGCAGCTAATCAAAGGTGACAACACGGGTTTAAAGAGTATTCAACTGGGCCTAAAGGGCGATCTGGTATTTCCCAGGCTTTTGTTTCCTGTTGAAATAGTGCGGGATTTTAAATATGCTGTGCCCAAGACCAAGTTTAGCACCGGGGTGGAGTACTTGAACAGAAGTAAGCTTTATGTCCTGCAATCGCTCACAAGCACGTTTGGTTATAGCTGGAATGCCACCCGATATGTTTATCACGAACTCAATCCCATCAGCATCAACTTTGTGAACCTGGCCAAAACGACGCCTGAATTTGACGCAATCCTTGCGGAGAATGATTTCTTGAGAAGTAGCTTTGACCAAAAGTTTATTGGAGGCCTGACTTATACCTTCACTTACAACGAGTTGATGAGCTCAGGCATCCGGAACCCCTTCTTTGTTACTTTGAATGTGGACATGGCTGGCAACGGGTTGGGGTTACTCAACAAGCTAACATCGCAGCGTGAGAAAAATACATTCTTTGGGCTTGAGTATGCCCAGTATTACAAGAGCGATATCAATGTTCAGTACTACGGATACCTCAGCAAGACCCAAAAGTTGGTGGCCAGGGTTTTTGCAGGGTTTGGCTTTCCATTTGGCAATTCGGTCACACTTCCATTCTCCAAACAGTACT contains:
- a CDS encoding SRPBCC family protein translates to MNKTVFTKDLTNKRILVERHFDAPVALVWKTWTESTYLDQWWAPSPWKAKTKSMNFKEGGYWHYCMVGPEGEVAWARLDYGKIKIPISYSAKDSFCDEDGKINKDFPGAYWEVSFSPTGTGTKVNVVTSYNSVEELEAMVNMGFQEGFAMAHDNLDELIKTLV
- a CDS encoding ArsR/SmtB family transcription factor is translated as MEIRRDVFQAIADPTRRDILNLLTHKSLNLNSIAENFDVSRPAISQHIKILTECGLIVIDQKGRERYCQVQPEKLSAVADWLEPFRKMWENRFNQLDNLLNQLKEDKDE
- the tamL gene encoding translocation and assembly module lipoprotein TamL, translated to MKLLIKISVFFMLSALLGASSCRVKKYIPEDELLYTGSKIDLTAETKVDQLSDIEEELETVMRPEPNSKILGVRLGLLAHYKAQRKHPGLYYRFLNKKIGEEPVYLSDVNPLRVEELVNNRLENRGFFRSEISSVEKKGKHTGSVKYTVHVDAPYTIKSYQLDSGSLPIYKEISKYMNRSGFVKPGGRFDLERFKVERDRIDFFLKDKGYYNFNADFLIFEADTNGYNDKSVDLYLRLKRDVPHKSVIPYEVASINVFPHYSLNEGVKNDTVALSGINYIQDSAFFQPRRLAPYILLEKGKRYNPTDSRRTSNRLSSIGSYKFVNIQYDEVGEANASDSLGQLATNIYLSPLKKRALRAELQGVTKSNNFVGPSLSLTYSNRNLFRGGETLSATGKAGYEQQLIKGDNTGLKSIQLGLKGDLVFPRLLFPVEIVRDFKYAVPKTKFSTGVEYLNRSKLYVLQSLTSTFGYSWNATRYVYHELNPISINFVNLAKTTPEFDAILAENDFLRSSFDQKFIGGLTYTFTYNELMSSGIRNPFFVTLNVDMAGNGLGLLNKLTSQREKNTFFGLEYAQYYKSDINVQYYGYLSKTQKLVARVFAGFGFPFGNSVTLPFSKQYFSGGPYSVRAFRVRSLGPGTYKPDSESVGSFFDQAGDIRLEANLEYRFPIYSFLKGAVFADAGNVWLTNENASLPGGKFTSDFIRELGVGFGTGLRVDIQNFVIRLDLAAPIQKPYLPKGERFGFDWKNPVLNFAIGYPF
- a CDS encoding translocation/assembly module TamB domain-containing protein, whose translation is MPERKGNKFIKIIAGIVLSILMLFIIVVLIIRSPWGQDIIVSKAVGFVEEKTGAKVGIRRLFVTFSGNAFLEGLYVEDQRSDTLVYSESLEISVALIPLIKGDGLNLKMLEWSGLTARVNRKEPSGVYNFDFLIAAFAAEPDLTQAATEPPKEEAPFTIEIGSIAFNDFDITYDDEVGGMLALLKIGTLELEMDDFDLDQMKFHVESFALDQSAVTYKQYQTASSPEDTTAAASSLPLLIVDEIALEDVSFLYESAPDSLLLLVDVGYLLAEIPVLNLEENIVEVASFTFNNSEIAYTSGRHLQPAASQPDSTVSEPSLITFEWPDWQVAVESITLENNQVTYQADTIRPKEGIFNPNAMAITDLSFEASDVTLHPGLAHIQVGGFTFRESSDFQLDQLAFDLKVGDENLSLSDLELSTGKSNMKADLKLSYPSIAGALNEPERAVADVDISELQVDVSDAFVFAPELKDNEYLLTLSKKIINGRVRVAGGLDDFSVEDAFIAWGEGTSLRWSGGLKHALQPEYLRVEAMPLLIKSQKSDILRFIDEEALGIALPETITLRAEAKGDKDGSTLLATLTIPEGEVNIDGKFTNKEQLAFSAHIDVNQLQLNKLLKNEQLGTLTFEATASGSGADLSTLNASLQSDFKTLEFNHYDFSGLTLVGDMQNGQGDVTLSFKDENLDVSLKTLLELDSTSSTIGLTLDLKGADFRALGVTSKDLRARFKLQADFEGNTDFFTVKADIKDGLAVYEGESFPLGSFKAGASIQEDTTTLNISSRSLNLDLRSNTPPASLATALTRQFTRYFPDSVATDTVLQAASMKLSLTVRESPFLNEVMLDGLERLDSVTLKVEFDEALQTVAARLRAPFVQYNGNTIDSLRMDVRGARDSLTFEFGWAGVNAGPLAVEKTTFAGVLQDRLLLLDFTSLNEDATLAYIQSEIRMEKGAITYHLVPAGLILDKEPWKIPETNQIRYSDKLMVFEDFTFSKGNQSLTVSSSLPDTQEEHIGILFQEFSLATLLSALNPDQQLATGVLAGKLIIENPFRDAGILANLNIDQLEVMKVAFGKMVVNAKSVGRGSYDFNLALSGENADLDLTGDYTAAEEGANIDLDLNLNSVDMKAVEGFASEAVSDASGKISGKVKITGTTASPEYTGKLNFAAASLKVNSLNTQFTLPNEVLTVDNAGLYMDNFTIVDKDKNAFRLDGKVLTESLTNPTFDFTVKAENFQPVNASENDNELFYGKVKMDADLAVSGDLKVPVVKGKLAIKEGTDFTFVVPESQVDIMEREGVLLFVNKENPDDILTRGDDKTAAGQLVGYDVNTNLSVEKNAVFKIIIDEKTGDNFQVSGTGDLIVGLEPNGRTTLSGTYSINSGHYETNLYNLVKKRFEISPQSTITWRGDPFDALLNVRAIYKVETSAAPLMAIRTSGESTNLASKYQQKLPFLVYLNVDGQLLQPELSFALDMPEDEQGAIGGDVYGRLQQLNSQESELNKQVFSLLVLNRFFPGSGSDGSGGGAVSVARGNVNKVLSGQLNNFSDKLVGKTGLDLNFGLDSYTDYQGESPQDRTQLDINAQKKLFNDRLIVQVGSAVNIEGSSQATEGTTPVIGNISLEYLLSESGQYRLKGFRKNEFESVIDGQLIVTGIAFLYNKEFNKFRELWQKMAKDEGLEKEIEEEQAEKK
- a CDS encoding VOC family protein produces the protein MTKQLWLNLPVKDVKKSKAFFTKLGFQFSTGPGDTETSAALLVGEKNVVVMLFEEPAFKGFANAEIADTSKGCEVLLSIDTESKEEVDTLTQKAIDAGGKSSHKPSAMSGWMYGSLFIDLDGHRWNVLYMDMSKMKN